In Blautia sp. SC05B48, a single genomic region encodes these proteins:
- a CDS encoding helix-hairpin-helix domain-containing protein: MELTGDWKPTKYGMQYSVSNFSVTMPTTKEGIRTYLSSSLIKGIGPAMAARIVETFGEDTLNVFNDSPEKLLQVKGITQKRLDDILEGYQKSSSIRELMIYLSPFGVTPAKVSKIQEKFGPAAVMIVKEEPFRLCEVHGFGFLTVDQIAVKAKHFRADDPLRIKAAILHSAGHTGVVLLCREISIRKSEEKGIEGKLSWN, from the coding sequence GTGGAACTGACGGGAGACTGGAAACCCACAAAATATGGAATGCAGTATAGTGTGAGCAATTTTTCAGTAACCATGCCAACCACAAAAGAAGGTATTCGGACTTATTTGTCGTCATCCCTGATCAAAGGGATCGGACCGGCAATGGCAGCCCGCATCGTAGAAACGTTTGGGGAAGACACACTGAATGTTTTTAATGACAGCCCGGAGAAACTTCTTCAGGTAAAAGGAATTACGCAGAAACGCTTAGATGATATTCTGGAAGGATATCAAAAAAGCAGTTCCATCCGGGAACTGATGATATATTTGTCCCCTTTTGGGGTGACTCCTGCAAAAGTTTCAAAAATACAGGAGAAATTTGGCCCTGCTGCAGTTATGATCGTGAAGGAGGAGCCTTTCCGGCTCTGTGAGGTTCATGGATTTGGATTTCTGACTGTTGACCAGATTGCAGTAAAGGCAAAACATTTCCGTGCAGACGATCCCCTTCGCATTAAGGCTGCTATTTTGCATTCAGCAGGTCATACCGGTGTGGTACTGCTTTGCCGTGAGATAAGCATACGAAAATCGGAAGAAAAAGGCATTGAGGGGAAATTGAGCTGGAATTGA
- the ssb gene encoding single-stranded DNA-binding protein — MNKSIMMGRVVNEPDLRYTQTENGELAIANFRLAVNRKFVRRGDPEADFFSCTAFGRKAEFAEKYLFKGIKILVEGRMQNDNYKNRAGENVYGMRLMIEEISFAESKKALESGNDEREEPERETRASSNRNCSDRAENQRSASKSTRSERATEMDDRDYDREREAGRYRSNTRAGASDDRRRSNSGGTRSRGTSARSRERSQDIDDRYMETDDEKLDFD; from the coding sequence ATGAACAAATCAATCATGATGGGACGAGTAGTAAATGAGCCTGATTTACGCTACACACAGACAGAGAATGGAGAACTTGCCATCGCAAACTTTCGCTTGGCGGTAAACCGGAAATTTGTACGAAGAGGAGATCCGGAAGCAGATTTCTTCAGCTGTACGGCTTTTGGCCGAAAAGCAGAGTTCGCGGAAAAATATCTGTTTAAGGGGATTAAGATTCTGGTAGAAGGTCGTATGCAGAATGACAACTACAAGAATCGGGCTGGTGAAAATGTCTACGGCATGCGGCTTATGATTGAAGAGATTTCTTTTGCAGAAAGTAAGAAAGCTTTAGAATCTGGAAATGACGAACGGGAAGAACCGGAAAGAGAAACAAGGGCATCTTCTAATCGAAACTGTTCTGACCGTGCAGAAAACCAGCGTTCAGCTTCCAAAAGCACCAGAAGTGAAAGAGCAACAGAAATGGATGACCGCGACTATGACAGAGAACGTGAAGCTGGAAGGTACAGAAGCAATACCAGGGCAGGTGCATCAGATGACAGACGGAGATCAAATTCTGGAGGGACAAGATCCAGAGGAACTTCGGCAAGAAGCCGGGAGCGTAGTCAGGATATTGATGACCGGTACATGGAAACAGATGATGAAAAACTGGATTTTGACTGA
- a CDS encoding response regulator transcription factor, giving the protein MKYKILVVDDDKELVKMLCSYFNMKQYETITATDGMEALNKIKMKPDIILLDINMPRMDGIEVCRLIRSKVLCPILFLTARVDEDDKINGLLSGGDDYITKPFSLRELEARIVTNIKREERHQQKTEYRFMDEMLIDYSEKIVAIAGHKMEFTKIEYQIIEFLSMHPGQVFDKERIYAQVCGYDAEGDSRTITELVRRIRKKIADYSEKEYIETVWGIGYRWKK; this is encoded by the coding sequence ATGAAATACAAGATTTTAGTTGTCGATGATGATAAAGAATTGGTGAAAATGCTTTGTAGTTATTTTAATATGAAACAATATGAAACCATTACGGCTACAGATGGAATGGAAGCATTAAATAAAATAAAAATGAAACCGGATATTATTTTATTGGATATCAACATGCCACGTATGGATGGGATTGAAGTATGTCGTCTGATACGCAGTAAAGTGTTATGTCCGATTTTGTTTCTAACAGCAAGAGTTGATGAAGATGATAAAATTAATGGGTTGCTTTCGGGTGGGGATGATTATATTACGAAACCATTTAGTCTTCGGGAGTTGGAAGCAAGGATTGTCACAAACATAAAGAGAGAAGAAAGGCATCAACAAAAAACGGAATACCGTTTCATGGATGAAATGCTGATTGATTATTCTGAAAAAATAGTAGCTATAGCCGGACACAAGATGGAGTTCACAAAAATTGAATATCAGATTATTGAATTCTTATCCATGCATCCGGGGCAGGTGTTTGATAAAGAACGTATATATGCACAAGTCTGTGGATATGATGCGGAAGGGGACAGTAGAACGATAACGGAATTAGTACGGCGTATAAGGAAAAAAATAGCGGATTATTCAGAAAAAGAATACATAGAAACTGTATGGGGGATTGGATACCGATGGAAAAAATAA